One part of the Melospiza melodia melodia isolate bMelMel2 chromosome 3, bMelMel2.pri, whole genome shotgun sequence genome encodes these proteins:
- the LHCGR gene encoding lutropin-choriogonadotropic hormone receptor has product MVPRLLLLLLLLLLAVAAGGRCPLRCACTHGALRCPPPAHGALPAPARAEISQSDSLERIEASAFDSLPSLSEILILNTKNLLHIEDGAFRNLPRLKYLSICNTGIRQFPDLTQIFSMEAHFILELCDNLRMTIIPQNAFQGMNNESLTLKLYKNGFEDIHSHAFNGTKLNQLILKDNKNLRRIHNDALRGATGPDVLDISSTALESLPSYGLEAIQVLNATSSYSLKRLPPLDKFSSLLEAVLTYPSHCCAFRNLRTERQNLLFSIFDNFSKECESTMRRPTNEMLDGSNSTLLWSAERKTHSFGTDYESSPYSYSTIFDDSEMAGFDFEYDFCQPKVLTCTPEPDAFNPCEDILGYSFLRVLIWFINILAIAGNFTVLLVLLTSHYKLTVPRFLMCNLSFADFCMGLYLLLIASVDAQTSGQYYNHAIDWQTGGGCSTAGFFTVFASELSVYTLTVITLERWHTITYAMQLDRKLRLRHAVPIMLGGWLFSIGIALLPLFGVSSYMKVSICLPMDIETGLSQAYILLILVLNVVAFVVICACYIKIYIAVQNPELVAANKDTKVAKRMAILIFTDFTCMAPISFFAISAAFKVPLITVTNSKILLVLFYPVNSCANPFLYAIFTKAFRRDFFLLMSKLGCCKSQAELYRMNYFSAYNSNCKNGGAATAPTKASQAFLLLSALEKPYPAPPDKTSHKENLPRVPSYPLQGQL; this is encoded by the exons TGAAATCTCTCAGAGCGACTCCCTGGAGAGAATAGAAGCGAGTGCCTTTGACAGCCTCCCCTCCTTGTCTGAAAT ATTAATCCTGAACACAAAAAATCTGTTGCACATTGAGGACGGAGCGTTCAGAAATCTTCCAAGGCTAAAATACTT GAGCATTTGTAACACTGGAATAAGACAATTTCCAGACCTGACACAGATCTTCTCAATGGAAGCTCATTTTATTTT GGAGCTCTGTGATAACTTGCGTATGACAATTATACCCCAAAATGCTTTCCAAGGGATGAACAATGAATCACTGACTCT CAAGCTGTATAAAAATGGATTTGAAGATATCCACAGCCATGCCTTCAATGGGACAAAGCTGAATCAACT GATCCTGAAGGACAACAAGAACCTCAGGCGGATCCACAACGATGCCCTGAGAGGGGCCACAGGGCCAGATGTCCT GGATATTTCTTCAACAGCACTGGAGTCCCTGCCTAGTTATGGGCTTGAGGCCATTCAGGTCTTGAATGCAACCTCATCTTACTCATTAAAGAGGCTGCCACCACTGGATAAATTCAGCAGTCTTCTGGAAGCTGTCCTAACATATCCCAGCCACTGCTGTGCTTTTCGAAATCTAAGGACAGAAAG ACAGAATTTGTTGTTTTCCATTTTTGACAACTTCTCCAAGGAGTGTGAAAGCACCATGAGGAGACCAACTAACGAAATGCT CGATGGCTCCAACAGCACATTGCTGTGGTCAGCAGAGAGGAAGACACACTCCTTTGGAACAGATTATGAGAGTTCTCCCTACAGCTACTCAACCATTTTCGACGACAGCGAAATGGCCGGCTTTGACTTTGAGTATGACTTCTGCCAGCCTAAAGTCCTCACGTGCACCCCGGAACCAGACGCCTTCAATCCCTGCGAAGACATCCTGGGCTACAGCTTCCTCAGGGTGCTGATCTGGTTCATCAACATCCTGGCCATCGCCGGCAATTTCACCGTGCTCCTCGTTCTGCTGACCAGCCACTACAAGCTCACCGTCCCGCGCTTCCTCATGTGCAACCTCTCCTTCGCCGACTTCTGCATGGGGCTGTACCTGCTGCTCATCGCCTCGGTGGACGCGCAGACCAGCGGGCAGTACTACAACCACGCCATCGACTGGCAGACGGGCGGCGGCTGCAGCACGGCCGGCTTCTTCACGGTGTTTGCCAGCGAGCTGTCGGTGTACACGCTGACGGTGATCACCCTGGAGCGCTGGCACACCATCACCTACGCCATGCAGCTGGACCGCAAGCTGCGCCTGCGCCACGCCGTGCCCATCATGCTTGGGGGCTGGCTCTTCTCCATCGGGATAGCCCTGCTGCCTCTCTTCGGGGTCAGCAGCTACATGAAGGTCAGCATCTGTTTGCCCATGGATATCGAAACGGGCCTGTCCCAAGCCTACATCCTGCTCATCTTGGTGCTCAATGTCGTCGCCTTCGTTGTCATTTGTGCTTGCTACATCAAGATTTACATCGCCGTGCAGAACCCAGAGCTGGTGGCCGCCAATAAAGACACCAAGGTCGCCAAGAGAATGGCAATACTGATCTTCACAGATTTCACCTGCATGGCCCCCATCTCCTTTTTTGCCATATCCGCTGCCTTCAAAGTTCCTCTCATCACAGTGACCAACTCCAAGATCCTGCTGGTTTTGTTTTACCCCGTCAACTCCTGCGCTAACCCCTTCCTCTACGCCATTTTCACCAAAGCCTTTCGGAGGGATTTCTTCCTGCTGATGAGCAAGCTTGGCTGCTGCAAGAGCCAAGCAGAGCTCTACAGGATGAACTATTTCTCTGCTTATAACTCCAACTGCAAGAACGGCGGCGCAGCCACGGCCCCCACCAAAGCCTCCCAAGCATTCCTGCTCTTGTCAGCCTTAGAGAAGCCCTATCCTGCACCACCGGACAAGACATCTCACAAGGAAAATTTACCCAGAGTGCCAAGTTACCCTTTGCAAGGGCAGTTGTGA